TTTTGGACGATGCGATCCATAGAAGTGGTCTCATAATTGGCTCCACGTTCGTATTATACCTAAATAGGTATAACTCGTCAAGTGTGGAATTTATTTTCAGACTTTGGCCAATATGTAATAAATAATTTCTTTGCTAAAGTTAGTGGTAATCCTCGCTTTTGAATACCTAAGAATTTATAATACTTAAAAATGTCCGAGGGATATTATTTTGTTCGGAAAAGGCATTATTAAAAATAAAGTTATTTCTTTCTGCCTCCTAGGATTGGTCGCTTTTTCATTCTCTTGTGTCTATCCACCTGATCACCACAACCAAATAGATTCGGTTAGAGAAGCAAAACCTGTTGATGAAAGGAAGTATAGAAAAGAGGACCTAAACGAAGCACTATTCGACGCTGCGGCACATGGACGGCCACAGGTTATTAAAGTTTTGATTTCTGCAGGAGCAAATATAAACTCCATAAGAGATGATATTGGAAATACTCCATTAATAAACGCAGTCAATTCAAGTAATGAGGACACAATGAGGGCATTAATTGAGCTTGGCGCTGATGTCAATGTTGCCAATTCTATCGGTAGAACGGCCTTAAGATATGCAGTTCATTATGGCTTATTTGAAATTATGAAAACATTGATTGAGAAAGGAGCCAACATCAACTCTCAGGATATTTCGGGCGTTACTCCATTGATACAGGCTGTTTGGCATAATGAAAGTAGAATGGTGCGGTATCTGGTAGATAAAGGTGCCGATATTAACATAAAGGATTCTGAGAGGCACTCCGCTTTGTTTTATGCAGATGAAAGTAAAAATAAAGAAGTGTCCGAAATTCTAAAACTAGGAAAGTAGCGATTAAATTATTTTCTTCTTCCTCCGACCCTCACTTGTGTTATAAATCACAAAAATACACGGATCAAAAAGCAGGAGAACTTGTAGGCACTGAAAGGGCTACCCGTTAGCTTCGGTAATCCGCAGTTTATGCCATCAGGCCTTTTCGTTTCTTTGTAGCTTGCTATACGTAGAAGGAAAGTCGAATATAAAAGCAATAGTCGCGAAACAAACGTTGATAGACCAAGACCTTTAGTTAGCTGTTGTATTAACTGAAAATGCCCAAATGGGGAATACCCGCTTCACCCCCTTTAAAAAGAAATGGGGGTCTTGATCGGCAGCCGCTCCACAATTTTGAAATCGATTATGGGAAAAAGGGACGGGGCCGGCCACCGGTTTAAATGACACTCATCCGACACCCGGCCGTGAAGGTAAAGGATGATTTGATTTAACTGTTTGGCGGGCGCAGGACCCATAAAGAGAATTCTGTCCACACCCGGAACGATTCCAAGCACCGGTTCAATCAAATGGCGAAAGGCGGTAGATTGAATTTCGGAAAAACCCTCCGTCCATTGATTAAACTGATCGTCCCATTCCGGCTCAATCGCCGCTCCCAACATCGGAAGAATGACCAGACCGGGAGAGGAGCTTCCCCCGATCTCTTCGTTCAAATGTGAAAAGGGAATAAAACCGGTTTTCATACCGGCTTTCATTGCTTCGCCCGGCTTTGTGGAAGAAACCCACCGGCTATACTCCTCAAACGGAACAAACCGATCGGCTGTAACCAAATCAATTTGAAAATGCCGGTTAAAGAAATCTTTAAGAAGGGTCGGCGGATAAAAGGGTGAACATAAAAACGGATTTTTTCTTTCCGGTGCATACAGCGGTGAAACAATCATCGCGAGGGAGATCACATAACGGGTAAAAGGAGTAATTTTAATCTTCTTTTTTATTTTTTTGACCATTGCTGATTTTCTATCCCTTTTCTTTTTAAATCCGTTTTTTAACATCCTAAAGTTTTTATCTAAAAACTTCAACCTGTATTGCAAATTAAAAAAAATCAACGTAGTATTAAACGTTATTTTCAGGGGAATTTTATGCTCAATTATCCGAATATCGATCCGAATATTTTTAAAATAGGGCCCATCGCCCTTCGATGGTACGGCTTCATGTACCTTTTAGGGTTCACCGCCGGTTATTGGGTCCTGACCTGGCAATCCAAACATAAAAAATCGCTCCGGCTATCAAAAGAGGATATTGGAGATGCGGTAACCTATGCGGCTTTTGGCGTCATTTTAGGGGGCCGGATCGGCTATACCCTTTTTTATAATTTTTCTTATTATTTTGAACACCCGCTTCGGGTTTTTTATGTTTGGGAGGGAGGAATGTCTTTTCACGGCGGGTTTTTAGGAACACTCGCCGCAATGGTGCTTTACGCTAAACATAAAAAAATTTCTTTTTATAAACTCGCCGACCTGGCCATTCTCGCCATCCCGATCGGGCTCGGTTTCGGCCGCCTCGGAAATTTCATCAATGGCGAGCTTTTTGGAAGAGCAACAGATGTTCCCTGGTGCATGGTCTTTCCCATGGGGGGGCCTGAGTGCCGTCACCCCTCTCAACTTTATGAAGCTTTGTTGGAAGGCCTTCTCCTTTTCTTCATTCTCTTTTTTTTAAACAAACGGAAACTCCCCGACGGCGTCATGTTCTGGAGTTTCATCACGGGCTACGGAACTTTTCGGTTCTTTGTGGAGTTTTTTAGAGAACCTGACCCCCAGCTCGGATTTATTCTGGGTCCCTTTTCAATGGGGCAGTTTTTAAGTTTCCCGATGGCGGTTCTGGGAATCTTTATGATCTTCCAACGGTTGCGGAGAAAAGCGGCTTGAAAACCGGTTTCAACGGGTTTAAAACCTGTGTGTTCATTTTTTTCTGGATGGCCGCGGGAATCAGCGGATGCCGTCAAAAAGGACCTGCTGTTTCGACGCCGCTACCCCCTTCCCTTCAATCGATTCAATATATCGTCTATGACACCTTTGATACCGGACCCGGAACCTATGTTCGCTCTCTGGCCATTGAAGGACCTTTTCTCTGGGTCGGCTCTTCTCTGGGCGTTTTAAAAATCCAGCGGTTTTCCGGGGTTCTCCTTCAGACGTTTACCCAAAAAGAAGGTTTGAAAAGCCCTTACATCTTTACGATAAGCATTTCCAAAGATGGAACAAAATGGTTTGGAACAAACGCGGGCGGCCTGACCCGTTTTCGTGAGGAGAGCTGGCAGACCTTTCTCCCGCCAGATCTGGCCGATTCGTGGGTCTACCAGATCGCTTACCAGCCCGACGGTGTGATGTGGATCGGGACCTGGAACGGCGTCAGCCGCTACGACGGCAAAAAATTTACCAATTACCGGGTAAAGGATGGATTGGTGAATCCCTGGGTTTATACCATTGCGGTGGATCAGGATCAGTCGGTTTGGATGGGAACCGAAGGAGGCGTCAATCGTTTTGACGGAAAAGCATGGCAAACCTGGACACATCAAGATGGTCTGGGCGCGGACAATGAGTTCCAGCTTGGCCAGGGTCCCAACAACCATTATGGGTCTGAAACCCTGGACGATATCAATCTGGCCCGCCATCGTCATAATCTAAACACCCTGGATGAAACCGGAAAAGAAACTTACAACGAAAATTATGTTTTTTCGATGTTTATCGATTTAAACGGAATCAAATGGTTTGGAACATGGGGGGGAGGGCTTTCCCGGTTTGACGGCAGTCGATGGAAAAATTACACCACCAAAAATGGTTTAGCCGGTAATGTGGTCTACGCCATTACTCCCGACAACAGGGGCGGGCTCTGGCTTGGAACGAACAATGGAATTTCCTATTTTAACGGCGAACAGTTTTTAAATTTTTCAAAAAAGGAAGGGCTCCCCGCCGACGACATTTATACATTGGTTCAGGATTCAGAGCGGAGACTCTGGGCAGGGCACAAGGAAGGGGTCACCCGCTTAATGCCCAAAGACCTGCTCGCCGCTCTCCATCCGTAAAGGGATTTGGCTGACGATCCAGGCACCTAATAAAATGAGACCGCCGCCTGCCCACTGACGCCAATGAATCGACTCTCCCAACAGAAGCGCGGAAAAAAGAATGGCCGATAGTGGAATAAAATTTAAAAAAACGGTTGAATGAGCGGCCCCCACCCGGTGGAGACCATAGAGCCAGAGAAAAAAACCGAAAATCGTCGCCACAAGAACGATATAAATTAAAGCTCCCCAGGCGATCCATAGATTTTCCTGATGTATCGGAGGCGTTCAGGTCACCACCATAATAAAAGAAGGTGAGTGGCGGCCCATCGCCTCCTGGCCGAGCAGAGTATAAATTGACCAGCTGATGACACCTAAAAGGACTAAAAGATCCCCTTTCCAAACCGTATCGGGTCTTACTCCCGTCTGCGGATGGAACACCACCAGGACAACCCCTAAAAAGGTAATCAAACACCCCAGCCAACCCCGGCTGTCGAGGGATTGCTTTCCAAGCGACACAAGCATCAGCGCTGTCAGAATCGGTGTGCTTCCCATAATCATTCCGGCTTCCATAGCGGAGGTATATTGAAGTCCCAGTAAAACAAACAGGGAGTTTGCCAGACCTGTCATACTCATGCCGGCCAACCGGAACCTATCTTTGAAAAGAAGAGAAGGTTGAATTTTATTTTTAAACGTTAAATAGGGAAGGATCAACAAAAGTGTCCCTCCTCCACGAACCAGCAAAACAAAATAGGGGTTCCACGTCTGCAAGGCGACTTTTTGGGCCACAACCGATCCTCCCCATATCATTGCCGCCGCCACGAGACTTGCTGTTCCTAACCTGTTTTTTTGTGGCATTTTATTAACTTTTATTGAAGAATTCGAAAGGGTTCAGGTCTGAAAGGTTTTCAGAAAAGAAATGATGTCCGGCGGGCTCCTAAATGTTGAGCCCGCCGGACATAAAAAGGAAAAGCGTTAAATCGATTTCAATCCGTTTATTTACCGGCCCCTTTGGCATGCTCCAAAGCGCCTTCGGCATGTTTCAGCGCAATATCCAAATGTCCGGCCTTGCCATGGTCTACGGCCTCTTCTTCATGTTTGATCGCCTCGCTGACATGATCTTTTGCCGCGCTCTCCTTTTCACAACCTTTGGCATGCTCCAGCATTGCTTCCGCATGATGGGTGAGGGCTTTGACATCGCCGGCTTTGCCTTGATCGACGGCCTCCTGCGCATGCTTGATCATCTCGTCACAATGCCCCTTTGGAGCATCAGCGTGTGCAAACGGCGAGACGAAAACAACCAGGATAAAA
Above is a window of Nitrospirota bacterium DNA encoding:
- a CDS encoding ankyrin repeat domain-containing protein; its protein translation is MFGKGIIKNKVISFCLLGLVAFSFSCVYPPDHHNQIDSVREAKPVDERKYRKEDLNEALFDAAAHGRPQVIKVLISAGANINSIRDDIGNTPLINAVNSSNEDTMRALIELGADVNVANSIGRTALRYAVHYGLFEIMKTLIEKGANINSQDISGVTPLIQAVWHNESRMVRYLVDKGADINIKDSERHSALFYADESKNKEVSEILKLGK
- a CDS encoding prolipoprotein diacylglyceryl transferase, which codes for MLNYPNIDPNIFKIGPIALRWYGFMYLLGFTAGYWVLTWQSKHKKSLRLSKEDIGDAVTYAAFGVILGGRIGYTLFYNFSYYFEHPLRVFYVWEGGMSFHGGFLGTLAAMVLYAKHKKISFYKLADLAILAIPIGLGFGRLGNFINGELFGRATDVPWCMVFPMGGPECRHPSQLYEALLEGLLLFFILFFLNKRKLPDGVMFWSFITGYGTFRFFVEFFREPDPQLGFILGPFSMGQFLSFPMAVLGIFMIFQRLRRKAA
- a CDS encoding regulator, whose product is MKTGFNGFKTCVFIFFWMAAGISGCRQKGPAVSTPLPPSLQSIQYIVYDTFDTGPGTYVRSLAIEGPFLWVGSSLGVLKIQRFSGVLLQTFTQKEGLKSPYIFTISISKDGTKWFGTNAGGLTRFREESWQTFLPPDLADSWVYQIAYQPDGVMWIGTWNGVSRYDGKKFTNYRVKDGLVNPWVYTIAVDQDQSVWMGTEGGVNRFDGKAWQTWTHQDGLGADNEFQLGQGPNNHYGSETLDDINLARHRHNLNTLDETGKETYNENYVFSMFIDLNGIKWFGTWGGGLSRFDGSRWKNYTTKNGLAGNVVYAITPDNRGGLWLGTNNGISYFNGEQFLNFSKKEGLPADDIYTLVQDSERRLWAGHKEGVTRLMPKDLLAALHP
- a CDS encoding DMT family transporter, translating into MATIFGFFLWLYGLHRVGAAHSTVFLNFIPLSAILFSALLLGESIHWRQWAGGGLILLGAWIVSQIPLRMESGEQVFGH
- a CDS encoding DMT family transporter, giving the protein MPQKNRLGTASLVAAAMIWGGSVVAQKVALQTWNPYFVLLVRGGGTLLLILPYLTFKNKIQPSLLFKDRFRLAGMSMTGLANSLFVLLGLQYTSAMEAGMIMGSTPILTALMLVSLGKQSLDSRGWLGCLITFLGVVLVVFHPQTGVRPDTVWKGDLLVLLGVISWSIYTLLGQEAMGRHSPSFIMVVT